The following are from one region of the Bactrocera oleae isolate idBacOlea1 chromosome 6, idBacOlea1, whole genome shotgun sequence genome:
- the RhoBTB gene encoding rho-related BTB domain-containing protein 1 isoform X2, whose translation MDNEQPHQELVKCVLVGDTAVGKTRLICARACNKHVSLSQLLSTHVPTVWAIDQYRIYKDVLERSWEVVDSVNVSLRLWDTFGDHDKDRRFAYGRSDVVLLCFSIASPISLRNCKAMWYPEIRRFCPDVPVILVGCKNDLRYMYRDETYLSYFGERSTFVRAALKSDLVMPDEARAVAKELGVAYYETSVFTYFGVNEVFENAIRSALIARRQQRFWMTNLKKVQKPLLQAPFRPPKPPPPEVTVVVGNYRQDMYNMLISQTHTDLILVVGASKFPVHRFMLAAASNIFYRLLNTELTDMGGRSSSESSMVSSTFGEATTADFNDDTECLIRHESRTQRMWEQLKRRSSYQALPLIETKKPSDLYKDLHHPIFQNIRLVQMENTRGINVTQTIVTLTKLITPQALQQCLQFIYTGTIEREFHNLQEVKQAADFLELPQLTVLLSKPQTLLASLNDEPNQHFCLSIKENMEKHCIGDGCFSDVTFELDDGQMKAHRAILVARCDVMRAMLAGDFREAHSSVIVFPGVTIYTFHKLLCYLYTDEIPPISADKCLNLLELANRLCLPRLLNLVECRVIEDLTMISQNETNETVDHCLKLLEPVKLHNAHQLAEWCMSYLCVNYNIICKYSLKGLKALHQDNQEYLREHRWPPVWYLKDYDYYQRCINEMNKELKNSRRDSRSDDEGCLCFTGGSSNGGKSKRGNDPNGNGGSGTAEHSTTDNQIFNSTANSMNHIDLEAAEVDLNL comes from the exons ATGGACAACGAGCAGCCACATCAGGAATTAGTCAAGTGCGTACTGGTCGGTGATACTGCCGTGGGGAAGACGCGTTTAATTTGCGCACGCGCATGCAATAAACATGTTTCGCTGTCACAGTTGCTTTCAACACATGTGCCCACCGTTTGGGCTATTGATCAGTATAGAATCTACAAGgat gTACTGGAACGTTCTTGGGAGGTAGTGGATAGCGTAAATGTATCGTTACGTCTCTGGGACACATTTGGTGATCATGACAAAGATCGAAGATTTGCTTATGGacg ATCAGATGTCGTACTGCTATGCTTCTCTATTGCCAGCCCCATATCGTTACGCAATTGCAAAGCAATGTGGTATCCAGAGATACGTCGCTTCTGTCCAGATGTGCCCGTCATTTTGGTAGGATGCAAAAACGATTTACGTTATATGTATCGTGATGAAACGTATCTCTCGTATTTTGGCGAACGAAGCACCTTTGTACg TGCTGCACTAAAAAGTGACCTCGTTATGCCGGATGAAGCGCGTGCCGTTGCGAAAGAACTGGGCGTTGCCTATTACGAGACGAGCGTTTTCACATATTTCGGTGTGAATGAAGTATTCGAGAATGCCATACGTTCGGCGTTGATTGCGCGCCGACAGCAACGTTTCTGGATGACGAATTTAAAGAAAGTGCAAAAACCGTTGCTGCAGGCACCATTCCGACCGCCCAAACCGCCACCACCAGAAGTCACCGTAGTGGTGGGCAATTACAGACAAGACATGTACAACATGTTAATTTCGCAAACCCACACGGATCTCATACTGGTGGTGGGTGCGAGTAAATTTCCGGTGCATCGGTTTATGCTCGCTGCTGCGTCGAACATCTTTTATCGGCTACTGAATACAGAGCTAACCGATATGGGTGGTAGGAGTAGTAGTGAATCGAGTATG GTGAGTTCCACATTTGGCGAAGCGACCACAGCGGACTTTAACGACGACACTGAGTGCCTCATAAGGCATGAATCGCGTACACAAAG AATGTGGGAACAGCTGAAACGGCGTTCCAGCTATCAGGCCTTACCGCTAATCGAAACCAAAAAGCCCAGTGATCTCTATAAGGACCTGCATCATcccatatttcaaaatatacgcTTAGTGCAGATGGAAAATACGCGTGGCATCAACGTAACACAAACAATTGTCACACTGACAAAACTCATAACACCACAAGCGTTGCAACAGTGTCTGCAATTTATTTATACCGGCACAATTGAAAGAGAATTTCACAATTTGCAG GAAGTTAAACAAGCTGCTGATTTCTTAGAACTGCCTCAATTGACTGTATTACTTTCCAAGCCACAAACACTTTTAGCCAGTTTAAACGATGAACCAAATCAACATTTTTGTCTT AGCATTAAAGAGAATATGGAGAAGCATTGTATTGGCGATGGCTGTTTCAGTGATGTCACCTTTGAGCTGGACGATGGACAGATGAAGGCACATCGCGCTATATTGGTTGCACGCTGTGATGTTATGCGCGCCATGTTGGCCGGCGACTTTCGTGAGGCGCACTCGAGTGTG ATCGTTTTTCCCGGCGTCACGATTTACACGTTTCATAAGTTACTTTGCTATTTATACACAGATGAAATACCGCCAATTTCCGCAGATAAGTGTTTAAATCTTTTGGAATTGGCAAATCGTTTGTGTTTGCCAAGATTATTGAATTTGGTAGAGTGTCGTGTGATTGAAGACTTAACGATGATATCGCAGAATGAAACGAATGAGACGGTCGATCATTGTCTCAAACTACTGGAGCCGGTGAAG CTGCACAATGCCCATCAACTGGCCGAATGGTGTATGTCTTATCTGTGCgtcaattacaatataatatgtaaatactcACTCAAAGGCCTCAAAGCACTGCATCAGGATAATCAAGAGTATTTACGTGAACACCGTTGGCCACCAGTATGGTATTTAAAGGATTACGATTACTATCAACGTTgcataaatgaaatgaataagGAATTAAAGAATTCACGTCGTGATTCGCGTAGTGATGACGAAGGTTGTCTCTGTTTTACGGGCG GCAGCAGCAATGGCGGCAAATCGAAGCGTGGCAACGATCCCAATGGCAATGGTGGCAGCGGCACCGCTGAGCATAGCACAACCGATAATCAAATCTTCAATAGCACAGCGAATTCGATGAATCACATTGACTTGGAGGCGGCCGAAGTGGACTTGAATCTCTGA
- the RhoBTB gene encoding rho-related BTB domain-containing protein 1 isoform X1 yields MDNEQPHQELVKCVLVGDTAVGKTRLICARACNKHVSLSQLLSTHVPTVWAIDQYRIYKDVLERSWEVVDSVNVSLRLWDTFGDHDKDRRFAYGRSDVVLLCFSIASPISLRNCKAMWYPEIRRFCPDVPVILVGCKNDLRYMYRDETYLSYFGERSTFVRAALKSDLVMPDEARAVAKELGVAYYETSVFTYFGVNEVFENAIRSALIARRQQRFWMTNLKKVQKPLLQAPFRPPKPPPPEVTVVVGNYRQDMYNMLISQTHTDLILVVGASKFPVHRFMLAAASNIFYRLLNTELTDMGGRSSSESSMVSSTFGEATTADFNDDTECLIRHESRTQRMWEQLKRRSSYQALPLIETKKPSDLYKDLHHPIFQNIRLVQMENTRGINVTQTIVTLTKLITPQALQQCLQFIYTGTIEREFHNLQEVKQAADFLELPQLTVLLSKPQTLLASLNDEPNQHFCLSIKENMEKHCIGDGCFSDVTFELDDGQMKAHRAILVARCDVMRAMLAGDFREAHSSVIVFPGVTIYTFHKLLCYLYTDEIPPISADKCLNLLELANRLCLPRLLNLVECRVIEDLTMISQNETNETVDHCLKLLEPVKLHNAHQLAEWCMSYLCVNYNIICKYSLKGLKALHQDNQEYLREHRWPPVWYLKDYDYYQRCINEMNKELKNSRRDSRSDDEGCLCFTGVFSWLLGSSNGGKSKRGNDPNGNGGSGTAEHSTTDNQIFNSTANSMNHIDLEAAEVDLNL; encoded by the exons ATGGACAACGAGCAGCCACATCAGGAATTAGTCAAGTGCGTACTGGTCGGTGATACTGCCGTGGGGAAGACGCGTTTAATTTGCGCACGCGCATGCAATAAACATGTTTCGCTGTCACAGTTGCTTTCAACACATGTGCCCACCGTTTGGGCTATTGATCAGTATAGAATCTACAAGgat gTACTGGAACGTTCTTGGGAGGTAGTGGATAGCGTAAATGTATCGTTACGTCTCTGGGACACATTTGGTGATCATGACAAAGATCGAAGATTTGCTTATGGacg ATCAGATGTCGTACTGCTATGCTTCTCTATTGCCAGCCCCATATCGTTACGCAATTGCAAAGCAATGTGGTATCCAGAGATACGTCGCTTCTGTCCAGATGTGCCCGTCATTTTGGTAGGATGCAAAAACGATTTACGTTATATGTATCGTGATGAAACGTATCTCTCGTATTTTGGCGAACGAAGCACCTTTGTACg TGCTGCACTAAAAAGTGACCTCGTTATGCCGGATGAAGCGCGTGCCGTTGCGAAAGAACTGGGCGTTGCCTATTACGAGACGAGCGTTTTCACATATTTCGGTGTGAATGAAGTATTCGAGAATGCCATACGTTCGGCGTTGATTGCGCGCCGACAGCAACGTTTCTGGATGACGAATTTAAAGAAAGTGCAAAAACCGTTGCTGCAGGCACCATTCCGACCGCCCAAACCGCCACCACCAGAAGTCACCGTAGTGGTGGGCAATTACAGACAAGACATGTACAACATGTTAATTTCGCAAACCCACACGGATCTCATACTGGTGGTGGGTGCGAGTAAATTTCCGGTGCATCGGTTTATGCTCGCTGCTGCGTCGAACATCTTTTATCGGCTACTGAATACAGAGCTAACCGATATGGGTGGTAGGAGTAGTAGTGAATCGAGTATG GTGAGTTCCACATTTGGCGAAGCGACCACAGCGGACTTTAACGACGACACTGAGTGCCTCATAAGGCATGAATCGCGTACACAAAG AATGTGGGAACAGCTGAAACGGCGTTCCAGCTATCAGGCCTTACCGCTAATCGAAACCAAAAAGCCCAGTGATCTCTATAAGGACCTGCATCATcccatatttcaaaatatacgcTTAGTGCAGATGGAAAATACGCGTGGCATCAACGTAACACAAACAATTGTCACACTGACAAAACTCATAACACCACAAGCGTTGCAACAGTGTCTGCAATTTATTTATACCGGCACAATTGAAAGAGAATTTCACAATTTGCAG GAAGTTAAACAAGCTGCTGATTTCTTAGAACTGCCTCAATTGACTGTATTACTTTCCAAGCCACAAACACTTTTAGCCAGTTTAAACGATGAACCAAATCAACATTTTTGTCTT AGCATTAAAGAGAATATGGAGAAGCATTGTATTGGCGATGGCTGTTTCAGTGATGTCACCTTTGAGCTGGACGATGGACAGATGAAGGCACATCGCGCTATATTGGTTGCACGCTGTGATGTTATGCGCGCCATGTTGGCCGGCGACTTTCGTGAGGCGCACTCGAGTGTG ATCGTTTTTCCCGGCGTCACGATTTACACGTTTCATAAGTTACTTTGCTATTTATACACAGATGAAATACCGCCAATTTCCGCAGATAAGTGTTTAAATCTTTTGGAATTGGCAAATCGTTTGTGTTTGCCAAGATTATTGAATTTGGTAGAGTGTCGTGTGATTGAAGACTTAACGATGATATCGCAGAATGAAACGAATGAGACGGTCGATCATTGTCTCAAACTACTGGAGCCGGTGAAG CTGCACAATGCCCATCAACTGGCCGAATGGTGTATGTCTTATCTGTGCgtcaattacaatataatatgtaaatactcACTCAAAGGCCTCAAAGCACTGCATCAGGATAATCAAGAGTATTTACGTGAACACCGTTGGCCACCAGTATGGTATTTAAAGGATTACGATTACTATCAACGTTgcataaatgaaatgaataagGAATTAAAGAATTCACGTCGTGATTCGCGTAGTGATGACGAAGGTTGTCTCTGTTTTACGGGCG TGTTCTCTTGGCTATTAGGCAGCAGCAATGGCGGCAAATCGAAGCGTGGCAACGATCCCAATGGCAATGGTGGCAGCGGCACCGCTGAGCATAGCACAACCGATAATCAAATCTTCAATAGCACAGCGAATTCGATGAATCACATTGACTTGGAGGCGGCCGAAGTGGACTTGAATCTCTGA
- the LOC106619496 gene encoding charged multivesicular body protein 7, whose translation MFSSTPLRTPIKDRNANNSSSSKGDNNSSEGSNIFPYPPCWKDDARMLVLLAPFRIRELNPEHYDSKLKFWQDMIALYCEHTGTGCFCKHDLQHTFARGDRIPSGLDTVFSEMLHAKKIRTRADFEYDPENTWSGWAMNSFVKRPISWGWQTLKSRIGLQAENQAALLEYVHLEVMKKFCKQLHQSVLQQHQGELLHYEKFRELSNAVLALKEDCLLLCLHVLHCQRKIGLEYKLEDKEQQIHLIKIPANNDKSVEITETDHAVHNLKMTQASLLKQLENLEEDIKENEEKARQYIKENKRQLAKTYLRKKLLKEKNHEKRSIALHNIESLITSVDEAHSHGQILDAYKIGSKALQKALNDSGLKYDNVDEVIAEVRDTMETHQEIQDTLANAGISDIAAGGADFNDNDALERELQQILGQTGQTPVKPINKNENANISKSIGSAAPTPQITDAELLAMLAGLEVEDGSPRKSETSVCTAIAE comes from the exons ATGTTTTCCTCCACTCCATTGCGTACACCAATAAAGGATCGGAATGCCAATAACAGCAGTTCAAGCAAAGGGGACAACAATTCTTCAGAAGGCAGTAATATCTTTCCATATCCACCTTGCTGGAAGGATGATGCTCGCATGTTGGTACTATTGGCACCATTTCGCATACGAGAACTTAATCCAGAGCACTAcgattcaaaattaaagttttggCAAGATATGATTGCGTTATATTGTGAGCACACAGGCACTGGCTGCTTTTGCAAACACGACCTTCAACACACATTTGCCCGTGGTGATCGAATACCCTCCGGTTTGGACACAGTTTTTAGCGAGATGCTGCACGCCAAGAAAATACGTACACGTGCTGACTTTGAATATGATCCAGAAAATACATGGAGCGGTTGGGCGATGAATAGTTTTGTAAAACGTCCAATATCATGGGGCTGGCAAACATTGAAGAGCAGAATAGGGCTACAGGCAGAGAATCAAGCAGCCTTGCTGGAATATGTTCACTTAGAAGTTATGAAG aaattttgTAAACAGTTGCACCAAAGTGTGCTGCAACAACATCAGGGCGAACTGCtgcattatgaaaaatttagaGAACTCTCGAACGCTGTTTTGGCGCTTAAAGAAGATTGTCTACTTTTATGCTTGCACGTGTTGCATTGTCAAAGAAAAATTGGACTGGAGTACAAACTAGAAGACAAAGAACAACAAATACACTTGATCAAAATACCTG CAAATAATGATAAAAGCGTTGAAATCACTGAGACTGATCATGCCGTGCACAACCTTAAAATGACACAAGCCAGTTTGTTGAAACAATTGGAAAACTTGGAGGAAGACATAAAGGAAAATGAGGAGAAAGCACGCCAATACATAAAAGAGAATAAACGCCAATTGGCTAAGACTTACTTGCGAAAGAAACTTTTAAAGGAGAAAAATCATG aaAAACGTAGCATAGCTTTACATAATATAGAATCGCTCATAACTAGCGTGGACGAGGCACACAGTCATGGACAAATACTTGATGCTTACAAGATTGGTTCAAAGGCTTTACAAAAAGCGCTTAACGACTCTGGTTTGAAATATGACAATGTCGATGAAGTTATTGCCGAGGTGCGTGACACTATGGAGACACATCAAGAGATACAAGATACCTTGGCTAATGCAGGCATATCAGATATTGCCGCTGGTGGCGCTGATTTCAATGATAATGATGCTTTGGAACGTGAATTACAACAAATACTCGGCCAAACGGGTCAAACGCCCGTCAagccaataaataaaaatgaaaacgcAAATATATCCAAGTCTATAGGAAGCGCTGCGCCCACACCCCAAATAACCGATGCGGAGCTTTTGGCTATGTTAGCGGGTCTGGAAGTTGAAGACGGTTCACCAAGAAAAAGCGAGACGAGCGTATGCACTGCTATTGCTGAATGA